A section of the Thauera chlorobenzoica genome encodes:
- a CDS encoding Cif family virulence factor, giving the protein MKFPTLSASLAACALSSAAIADDAADFDAALAERYRAVEAAIEARDGARWFRELYDDDIVLTGEGSPAAVRGRAALMPVIAEIVRTTRSCTLTPDPARGQSGALGYSFVTYDCAPDDASAPRYQVRALFVWARKVQGWRVVAETYLMGRM; this is encoded by the coding sequence ATGAAATTCCCTACCCTATCCGCCTCGCTTGCCGCCTGCGCACTGTCGAGCGCGGCGATCGCCGACGATGCCGCTGATTTCGATGCCGCGCTCGCAGAGCGCTATCGCGCGGTCGAAGCGGCGATCGAGGCGCGCGACGGTGCGCGCTGGTTCCGCGAACTCTACGACGACGACATCGTGCTGACCGGCGAAGGCAGCCCGGCGGCGGTCCGCGGGCGCGCGGCGCTGATGCCGGTGATCGCCGAGATCGTCAGGACCACGCGCAGCTGCACCTTGACCCCCGACCCGGCGCGCGGACAGTCCGGTGCGCTGGGGTATTCGTTCGTGACCTACGACTGCGCGCCGGACGACGCCTCCGCACCCCGCTATCAGGTGCGGGCGTTGTTCGTCTGGGCGCGCAAGGTGCAGGGCTGGCGGGTGGTTGCGGAAACCTACCTGATGGGGCGGATGTAA